The genomic region TACAATAGCCAAAATTCATGTTTTGAATTTTTAAGCTTTAAATTGCATAATCCTGCACAAATTTCCAGTATCATTTCAGCAGTCTCTCTTTTCATACGTCTAAGTTTTTCAGACAATACTCGGAATCGTTTTAAGAACCCAATTACATGCTCGATTGTGATTCTTGCAGAACTCTTTTTTCGATTTTCTATTTTATCCACTTCTGTTAATATTCCTCCTTTGGGTTTCTTTTTTGGCATAATAGCTTCTACTGCAACAAAGTGTTTATCTACGCCTAAAAAACCCAAGTCTGCAAGCAGTTTTGTATGAGCAAAAAAGTCTGGGGGGAACTCAATCTTCATCATGCCGAAGTCATGTCGGGCGCCTTCATACCAACGACTCAAGTACAAAATCGCTTTATGGACGTTTGCAATCATCAAGGTCTTTATGGTGTGAGTTTTTTTTTACCAGAATAATGTATTTTCTGTTTTTCCAATACTTTAGGTCGTTCTATAGGACGCTCTGTGACATCAATTAGAAGGACTTCTTCCATCTTTAAGGCTAACCCTTCTGCATCTCGTGCTGGAAGCACCCCTTCAAGCGCTAATACTTGCCTTAGTAGAGGAAGTAAACGTTCAAAACTACGATGAGCGGTAGAGGCATCCATCGAAAAAATTAAGCCCATTAAATC from Rhodothermia bacterium harbors:
- a CDS encoding transposase gives rise to the protein MIANVHKAILYLSRWYEGARHDFGMMKIEFPPDFFAHTKLLADLGFLGVDKHFVAVEAIMPKKKPKGGILTEVDKIENRKKSSARITIEHVIGFLKRFRVLSEKLRRMKRETAEMILEICAGLCNLKLKNSKHEFWLLYKQLRIC